The stretch of DNA GGGAAGGCTGCCAAAAAGCTCTATGAAACACCaacccgaacgtggtggaatacaaaGGCCTGACGGAGCTGTCACCTCTGGGGCTATCATAACTAATTGTGGGATTAGGCACAAACTCAGGTAAACTCTAgtgtagacaccacgtctacactagcaTTTACTACTCTAGTTACCTTaagaataactagagcactcaataCGAGCAGAGATCTAGTAAGTATAATTAAGCAAGAATTAAATAAAAAACTGAACttagaaataataattaaagaacCTGGAGATTGCTGAgcgacgaaccagatgctgcaaaagtacaatattgaggaagatccaacagatcTAGCTCCTCCTCAGCTCTCTCCTCCTCTATCCCTTTATGACTTGATGAACTAGACtacaactagatgaactagaactaaaacTAGAAAAACTATAACTAGAAGATCTAGAGGAACCTCTACTTCTCTACTTGATAATGAAAATAGACTTCTCtcttgctctacttctctacttAATGAAAATAGACTTCTCTCTTGCCAGAAGGAAAATAGACTGAAGAGTAGTATTTATAATAATGGAATAGGTGGGTAATTTAGATTTAAATTTAGGAGGGTTAGTTTAGGTTGTCATAAGGGAAAGTTATGTAatatagatgtagatctatGAATTACTAGAGCAGCTCCAACAACTTGACTAAAATTAGTTGTTAAATTCTATTGTTTAGCCATTATATAAAACAGAAAAACTTCCCAAAAAGAATCTATAATAGTCTTGCTATTTAACAAAGTCATATAACCAGTGCATGTGGTTGGCCATATATGGTCACCGAAAAACAAAGGATAGCcagctttctattttacaaaattagatAGTACATCTGTTGGAACCATTTTTTtatacaaattctaaaataatcTCAACAATAACAATATCCAAGCTGTTGGAGTTTCTCTTAGGATAGTTCTTTATAATGATAAAGATGGGTAATTTCATAGAGCAAACAAACCTAGTTATGACTTATATTTAATGACAATTAGAGTACATAGTATGCAAAAAATGATCATAGCGTTTGTGCAATgcggaatttctttgatttatCTTTTCTTCTCACGTCTATGGTTCATTGTCTTGAACTTTTGGCAAAACGTCCTTTTCTCCAATTAGTAGTTAATGTTTTTGAAATGATGCTTTCGACATATATATGTTCCTCTTTGTCAAAAAAATCCTGTCTATTCCACTAAAGTTAGTGTGTGAGGAAGACCTATACCGTGACCGAGATTATAAAGACAGTCTGTGATGAGGACCCATATCAGTGACAAAAATGGGACCTGTCTCAAATGTGATGACATGTCTTTAGCGGAGATCACATTAGAGACATGTCTTGTCTACACCTCTATCAGATGAGTTGATATCGCATCATAGACGGTCACAATGTAGTTTGGTCTCTGATGATAGGCAACCGCACCCCCGCCGTCACATCCAGAATCAGGGACGTGTAAGATTGACCTATCTCTAATTAGTTATCAGAGACACATGTTGTTGATCCGTCTCAGGTATAGCATCTTCTCATTTCTAACATAGTTTTGGATGGTTCACAGACGCAAACTAGCAATTCCACATGATCTCACTCGCACACACATCCCGTGCACTGCAGATGATCATAACAAGTAAGTGGCAAAAAGTATAGCAGCTTATCGCTACCAGCGAAGTTAGGAATATAGACCTAATTTCTTAGAGCTAGATCCTGCTTAATCGAACCAACTAATGGAGCAATACAGTCGCCAGGTCACCTCGCTCGTTAGTATTCGGAAATGGTCCAGCAGAGATTTGGTGTAGATGCTCACAGTCCTCTGTCGTTTTTCACGAATCTCCCTCCACGTTCTCCGAAGCTAACCGCTGAACGGCCGGTAGACCTTGAGGGCATCGACGACGTCGGCGATggaaccggcggcggcggcaatggAGACGAGGAGGCAGGTGACGCTAAGCGTCTGGAGACACAACCACTTGGTGCTGCCCCGCGGAACGCGGCGCTGCTTGATGTACATCTCGACGGGGAAGTAGACGGTGAGCGGCCAGAACGAGACGGCgccgaggagccccaccacgtcgcCGAAGAACGGCAGCAGCATGGCCACGACGGTGGTGACGCACACGAACGCCGACCGCCATGTCAGGCGGAACACGCTGAGCGCGAAGGGGCCCACGCGGAGCTCCCGTGAGATGAAGGCGCTGTCCGGCCAtgccgcggcggcgcggcgctcgACGAAGGCGAAGATCGGCTGGCAGAACACCTGGTAGGCGCCGACGAGGTGCACGACGATGGCGATGTTGGCGATGTCAAGAAGCCAGAAAGGCTCGTAGAAGCCGAAGCCGGTGAGCAGGTTGTCCGGCGCGGCGTCGCCGAACGCGGCGTACCCCATGCACCCGCACAGCATGTAGAAGATGGTCGTCGTCGCCACGCTGAGACGCGTCGCCTTCTGCATCACCTTCGACTCCGACGGTGGCGGCGCCTTGATCGTGTCCTGAACAAGAAACCAGAGAGCAGAAACAGGCTTCGTTAGAAACAGGGGAATCCAGTTGCAGAGAGAATAGAACAGTAGTGTATGGTTTTTACTTGGATTTCGATGAGGATGTTGGAGAAGGAGTAGGCGAAGGCGATGTCGCCGAATGCCTGCAGGGTGTGCCAGATTTTCTGCGTCGAGGTGACGCCGGCGCCGATGCTGACGCCAGTGAGGCTACCCTTGAACCCACCATGGGCTGCAAACAATTGCATCGATCGAGCACATGTCAGTAACCAAGAATCCAAGAATCCTAATCACCAAATCTGATTGAAGAATCATTGACTTACAGACGGTCTGTGCGATGCCGAGGGAGAGTCCGATGCTGGAGTAAGTGAAGGACATGACGGCGGCGACAATGgatagccaccaaatctgaTCGAAGTCCGGTATCTGCGAGAAGAGAATCTCCACAACGCCGAAGAGGATCATGTACGGGGTGCTGGAGCTCTTGCAGGGATCCTCATGTCCATGGCTGTGGAAGCACCCAGCTCTCCTGATGGCCTTCATGCTGATGGACGACGCGATGGTGTAGCCAATGGCGACGCCGACGAGGTTAGCATACTGTATAATACCGCAGAACACGACCTTGGCGCCGCCGAGGTTGGAGCGGACGGCGTCCATGTAGGTGTAGTTGCGTTTGCCCGTCTCCGGGTCGCCCGTGCGGTAGCACTCGGCGAGCAGCGTGGCCGTGTAGTAGGTGACGAAGGCGAAGAGGAGCATGGCGGTAGGGCCGGCGACCCAGCCGAGCTGCGCGATGGCCCAGGCCAGGGAGAGCACGCCGGAGCCGATGACAGCGGTGATGATGTGGGCGCTGGCCGTCCAGAACGTGCCGGTGCGACGAGGGCGGCCGTCGTCGTCCAGCCACGCGGCGGCACCGGCGTTGCCGGCCTCGACTGACACCTCCATGGGCGCAACCGAGTGCATGTTACTCACTCCGTTGTGCGCTGCCGGTGCCATGGCCACTGAGCGAGAGCGAGCGAGCTCTGATCCCTCTCTCggatttcttcttcctcttcctcctctcagGGAGCTAGGTGATGCGAGAAGCTGTGTGGGAGAAGTGTGCTCAGGGACGAGGATATATATAGACAGATAGCTCGAGAGCAGGGAGTAGGGCAGTAGGCAGAGGTCTCTGTGTGCGTCTGCTTTCTAGTCAACGCTGCCGTTTTGGGtgtgtatttatttatttatttatttatttccatttttcttttctcactttttttttatcCTTTGCGGCTGTGCCTTGGGTTGTCATGCTATATCTCCTCGTTGGACTTTGAGTGCTTGGTTACATCACTCTATCTCTTCCTTGGACTTTTGTTGCTGTGCCTCTCTCTGGTCAACGGTGTTTGAACTCTGCTGGTGTGGGTCACGGTGTGCTTAGCATTGTCTTGTGTCAGCCATTGATGAGACATCCTCTTCTCCTAAGTTTAagtactctctccattccaaattatgtcATTTTAAgtttcttagagagtcaaaatatctcaagtttgatcaaacttaTATAGtataataataacatttatgatagtaACAAGTAcaattagattcttcattaattatatttttatagtatatacCTATTTAATGTCATAAACTTTTATAATGTTTCTtatagttttggtcaaacttgagatgctttgaacTAGAATGGAGGGACTATATGTATAAGCACTCATTATTGTCAAAATCTTTTTGAATATTGTTTTGATTTGTTTAAAAAATTCAATGGATTTGCTTTGAATGGTTTGGCAAAATACAAACTTTGTTATGTTTTAGACTGGTGATGTGTGGGTGTAATTGGTGTCTTAGCCACTTTGTCAATGTCCGAAAcgatcctctctctctct from Sorghum bicolor cultivar BTx623 chromosome 8, Sorghum_bicolor_NCBIv3, whole genome shotgun sequence encodes:
- the LOC8076312 gene encoding amino acid permease 3; protein product: MAPAAHNGVSNMHSVAPMEVSVEAGNAGAAAWLDDDGRPRRTGTFWTASAHIITAVIGSGVLSLAWAIAQLGWVAGPTAMLLFAFVTYYTATLLAECYRTGDPETGKRNYTYMDAVRSNLGGAKVVFCGIIQYANLVGVAIGYTIASSISMKAIRRAGCFHSHGHEDPCKSSSTPYMILFGVVEILFSQIPDFDQIWWLSIVAAVMSFTYSSIGLSLGIAQTVSHGGFKGSLTGVSIGAGVTSTQKIWHTLQAFGDIAFAYSFSNILIEIQDTIKAPPPSESKVMQKATRLSVATTTIFYMLCGCMGYAAFGDAAPDNLLTGFGFYEPFWLLDIANIAIVVHLVGAYQVFCQPIFAFVERRAAAAWPDSAFISRELRVGPFALSVFRLTWRSAFVCVTTVVAMLLPFFGDVVGLLGAVSFWPLTVYFPVEMYIKQRRVPRGSTKWLCLQTLSVTCLLVSIAAAAGSIADVVDALKVYRPFSG